One stretch of Chryseobacterium fluminis DNA includes these proteins:
- a CDS encoding DUF417 family protein: MNGRTLQTKKNRMGRIGYYLSLFSTSLILLWIGAFKFTTTEANAIKPLVENHFLTFFVYDIISVQTVSNAIGVIEIIIALLLLFSVKFASLRTYAALGMIVIFLTTLSYLVTTPGIWKIVDGVPVTDFFILKDLMFLGFGLMILNEKNGYK; the protein is encoded by the coding sequence ATGAACGGAAGAACATTACAGACTAAGAAAAACCGTATGGGCAGGATCGGATACTACCTTTCTCTCTTCTCCACCTCACTTATTCTGCTGTGGATCGGAGCTTTTAAGTTTACGACTACAGAAGCGAATGCCATAAAACCACTAGTAGAAAACCATTTTCTGACTTTTTTCGTATATGATATTATAAGTGTTCAGACCGTGTCAAATGCTATCGGAGTGATAGAAATTATCATTGCATTACTTTTACTGTTTAGTGTGAAATTTGCATCACTCAGAACCTATGCGGCCCTCGGAATGATTGTGATTTTCCTGACCACCCTGAGCTATTTAGTGACCACTCCGGGAATATGGAAAATCGTGGATGGTGTTCCGGTAACGGACTTTTTTATTCTGAAAGACCTGATGTTTTTAGGATTTGGCTTAATGATTTTAAATGAAAAAAATGGATACAAATAA
- the msrB gene encoding peptide-methionine (R)-S-oxide reductase MsrB — protein MKNLLVLLGTFLGIAVFAASCGDSKTMRTAETNKENETIMNNKNVKEVYFAGGCFWGTEHFFQQIRGVVGTEVGYANGNKTNPTYEEVISHTTGFAETVKVKYDPEQVDLKLLIDLYFKTIDPTSLNKQGNDRGDQYRTGIYSTDKETEAIVKAEVEKLAKNYSKPLVVETIPLKNFYKAEDYHQDYLDKNPGGYCHIEPELFEMAKNANPLPKKETNKMKYKKQDKAALKKELTAEQYKVTQENGTEMPFQNEYWDETREGIYVDITTGEPLFISTDKFESGCGWPSFSKPITKKLVDEKLDRSAGMTRVEVRSKTGDAHLGHVFNDGPEDKGGLRYCINSASLKFIPKAEMDKKGYGEYISLLEKK, from the coding sequence ATGAAGAACCTATTGGTATTACTGGGAACGTTTCTGGGAATCGCCGTGTTTGCTGCGAGTTGCGGAGATTCAAAAACGATGAGGACAGCAGAAACGAATAAAGAAAACGAGACGATTATGAATAATAAAAATGTAAAGGAGGTATATTTTGCAGGAGGGTGCTTCTGGGGCACGGAACATTTTTTCCAACAGATTAGGGGCGTTGTAGGTACGGAAGTAGGCTATGCCAACGGAAATAAAACGAATCCTACTTATGAAGAGGTAATTAGTCACACAACAGGTTTTGCGGAAACGGTAAAAGTGAAATATGATCCCGAGCAGGTAGATCTGAAACTCCTGATTGATCTGTATTTTAAAACAATTGATCCTACAAGCCTTAATAAACAGGGAAATGACCGTGGAGATCAATACAGAACAGGAATTTATTCCACAGATAAAGAAACGGAAGCGATTGTAAAAGCTGAAGTTGAAAAATTGGCAAAAAACTATAGTAAGCCGCTTGTTGTTGAAACCATTCCTCTGAAGAATTTCTACAAAGCAGAAGATTATCACCAGGATTATCTGGATAAAAATCCGGGAGGATACTGCCACATCGAGCCGGAACTTTTTGAAATGGCCAAAAATGCCAATCCACTACCCAAAAAAGAGACAAATAAAATGAAATATAAGAAACAGGATAAAGCGGCTCTTAAGAAAGAATTAACAGCAGAACAATATAAAGTTACGCAGGAAAACGGTACCGAAATGCCTTTCCAAAATGAATATTGGGATGAAACCCGGGAAGGAATATACGTGGATATTACCACCGGGGAGCCTTTATTTATTTCAACGGATAAGTTTGAGTCCGGCTGCGGATGGCCAAGTTTTTCGAAACCAATTACCAAAAAACTGGTTGATGAAAAATTAGACCGGTCAGCAGGAATGACCCGAGTGGAAGTAAGAAGTAAAACCGGAGATGCCCATTTGGGACACGTCTTCAATGACGGACCGGAGGACAAAGGCGGACTCCGCTACTGCATCAATTCTGCTTCTCTGAAGTTTATCCCCAAAGCAGAAATGGATAAAAAAGGATACGGAGAATATATTTCTCTTCTGGAAAAAAAATAA
- a CDS encoding ABC transporter permease, whose product MNKLLKLEYYKNLNYKPFRVFTLLYFVILTALLFIGLIDFDLFGGTINLKEQGIYNFPEIWNFTTWIVGLLKIFLGLIIVFSICQEFSDRMFKQNIIDGLSREEFIGSKLLTIGIFTIISTLIVFAITLFLGYQYSTVTSSDRVFEEIFFIGNYFVKLFTFFCFLMFLSVLLRKSVFVFLAVFIFWIVEGVLSTAEVFMKVKGMQGAQRNEILQNDFFVSHLLPLESMSSLIPNPMMRLNMAKMMGLKYEFHYPTESLIACLAWCAVFILGSYWILRKRDW is encoded by the coding sequence ATGAATAAACTATTAAAATTAGAATATTATAAAAACCTGAACTACAAACCATTCAGGGTATTCACCCTCCTCTATTTTGTAATTCTTACTGCTTTGCTATTTATCGGATTAATTGATTTTGATCTTTTCGGAGGCACGATCAACTTAAAAGAACAGGGGATCTACAATTTTCCTGAAATATGGAATTTTACGACATGGATCGTTGGTTTACTGAAAATTTTCCTCGGTCTCATCATTGTTTTTTCAATCTGTCAGGAATTCAGTGACCGGATGTTTAAACAGAATATTATTGATGGATTGAGCAGAGAAGAATTCATAGGTTCAAAATTACTGACGATCGGTATCTTTACCATTATTTCAACGCTTATCGTATTTGCCATCACGCTGTTCTTAGGTTATCAATATTCTACAGTGACCTCATCTGACAGGGTTTTCGAGGAAATTTTCTTCATCGGAAATTATTTTGTCAAGTTATTTACGTTCTTTTGCTTCCTGATGTTTCTCTCCGTCTTACTGAGAAAATCGGTTTTTGTTTTTCTTGCTGTTTTTATTTTCTGGATTGTGGAAGGTGTTCTATCTACTGCAGAAGTCTTCATGAAAGTAAAAGGAATGCAGGGTGCCCAGAGAAATGAAATCCTGCAAAATGACTTTTTTGTATCTCATCTTTTACCGTTGGAAAGTATGTCGAGCCTTATTCCCAACCCAATGATGAGGTTGAATATGGCTAAAATGATGGGTCTGAAATACGAATTCCACTATCCTACGGAAAGCCTTATCGCCTGTCTTGCCTGGTGTGCTGTTTTCATTTTAGGATCATACTGGATTCTAAGAAAGAGAGACTGGTAA
- a CDS encoding ABC transporter ATP-binding protein: MEKILSVKNLTKKFKRVVVNNISFDVEKGNVYGLLGPNGSGKSTTFGMLLSTINPTSGDWYWFGKKGTDPDTLKKIGAIIEQPNFYPYLSAETNLKIVAEIKGTSYQRIEEVLKTVHLYERRKDTFRTFSLGMKQRLAIASAMLNNPEVLILDEPTNGLDPEGIIQIRDIITNIAKQGITIIIASHLLDEIEKICSHVIVLKEGNSIYSGRVDEMTADNGYFELKADNNTLLLSALTELQWFTVVNQDGELIKAQIRDDASVSASALNQKLAEKGIFLSHLTRKKQSLETQFLELVKNTK, translated from the coding sequence ATGGAAAAAATTTTATCAGTAAAGAATCTGACAAAAAAATTCAAAAGAGTCGTCGTCAATAATATCTCCTTTGATGTTGAAAAAGGGAATGTTTATGGGTTACTGGGCCCCAACGGAAGCGGAAAATCCACTACTTTCGGAATGCTGCTTTCAACCATTAACCCTACCAGCGGAGACTGGTACTGGTTTGGTAAAAAAGGAACGGACCCCGACACTCTGAAAAAAATCGGAGCCATCATTGAGCAGCCCAATTTTTATCCTTATCTGAGTGCTGAAACTAATCTTAAAATCGTTGCTGAAATTAAAGGGACTTCTTACCAGCGAATTGAGGAAGTTTTAAAAACCGTTCATTTGTATGAGCGAAGAAAAGATACGTTCAGAACTTTTTCTTTGGGAATGAAACAGCGTCTTGCTATAGCTTCAGCCATGCTGAACAATCCTGAGGTATTGATTTTGGATGAGCCCACCAACGGACTGGACCCTGAAGGTATTATCCAGATCCGGGATATCATCACCAATATTGCCAAACAGGGTATCACCATTATTATTGCAAGCCATCTGCTGGATGAGATTGAAAAAATATGCAGCCATGTCATTGTGCTGAAAGAAGGCAATTCGATCTATTCCGGAAGAGTGGATGAAATGACCGCCGATAACGGATATTTTGAATTAAAAGCAGATAATAACACCTTACTGTTAAGTGCTCTGACCGAACTCCAGTGGTTTACGGTTGTCAATCAGGATGGCGAACTTATTAAAGCTCAGATCAGGGATGATGCTTCGGTTTCAGCCTCAGCATTAAATCAAAAACTGGCTGAAAAAGGGATCTTCCTTTCTCATCTGACCAGGAAAAAACAGTCTCTTGAAACTCAATTCCTAGAACTTGTAAAAAACACAAAGTAA